The Paenibacillus wynnii DNA window ATCCAGAATGGCAACGTCACCTTTATAATTTACGTCTAACACTTCATACCTCCTGTGAAAAGACTTAGAGTCTGACTTCATACTCACAATGCTCATGCCCCGTTACATTACACTTTATTTCCTTTACAGAAACCTTCTTATTCAGAATCTTGCATAATGCACCTTCCAGCATAGCGCCTTCTAAATCACAAATCATTTTTTCCTCTAGAAGGGGAAGTCCTATACAAAAGCAATCCTCTACAGCAATATTTATTCTACGCTCATCTTGATAAACGATACGTGGAATGCCAATTTTCAACCGCTCAAATAATTGCAATAAATCATCGATTGACTCAACGGGCAAGTTCTCGCCAATCTTTCGGCCAATGGTTACGGTCGTTCCTTTACCACCTAATGGTAAACCCTGACTCATACCGATTAGCCTGATCGTGCGGAATAACTCTAGCGGAACGGTATCGCCAAGGATCTTCCTATTCATTTTTTTCATATCTTCAAAAGAATAAGATAGCATATGTTCATCCCTCTCTTACTACATCTTCTATATACGTATTGTGACATAGAGGGGAGACGATAACCTTGATATAGATCAAGTAATAATAATTTACTTTGTGATGGTGATCACAAGGAGCTGGGACATTCATTGATAAGGTTAGTATAAGTATCAGTTAGAAAGGGGCGGTGGTATGGGTTGTTCCAGTTGTTGCGATTCAGCATCCTGTGTCCGTCGTGTACCTGTGTTTAATGGACTTTCCGATGTTGAAATCAATCAAATTGAAGGCCTTGTAGATTCAAGACCTTATGATAAAGGGGCTTTTGTTTTTAGAGAAGGGGAGAGATCAGACTCATTATTTGTAGTGAATGAGGGTCTGATTAAGCTCACACAGAGTAGTCGCGACGGTAAGGAGCATATATTGAAGTTTCTTTTCCCGGGGGACTACTTTGGACAGTTCGCGTTACTCCAAAACAAACAAAACTATGTGAATGCAGAGATTATTGAAAGCAGCACGGTGTGCCTTATACATCGCAAGGACTTTATCCCATTATTAGAAAACAACACAACTCTGGCTTATAACTTCCTATTATCCATGAGTGAACAGCTTCATCATGCTGAGGATTGGGCCGCAGCCCTTCATATGCTGGAGGTCGATAAACGTTTGGCTAAGATTCTACTGTATTTTCATTCTAAGGATACACTAAATAGCAAGGTGAACTTGCCGGCTTCCAAAAAAGAGATAGCAGCAATGATTGGGACAACCGCTGAAACGCTTAGCCGTAAGTTGAATCAATTCGAAGAGCTTAATCTCATTAAAGTTAGCAGAAGAGTTATCCACATCCTTGAGTTGGAGGATCTGCAGCATTTAGCTGGTACAAATCGCAGTTAAGTTAAC harbors:
- a CDS encoding V4R domain-containing protein, with translation MLSYSFEDMKKMNRKILGDTVPLELFRTIRLIGMSQGLPLGGKGTTVTIGRKIGENLPVESIDDLLQLFERLKIGIPRIVYQDERRINIAVEDCFCIGLPLLEEKMICDLEGAMLEGALCKILNKKVSVKEIKCNVTGHEHCEYEVRL
- a CDS encoding Crp/Fnr family transcriptional regulator, producing the protein MGCSSCCDSASCVRRVPVFNGLSDVEINQIEGLVDSRPYDKGAFVFREGERSDSLFVVNEGLIKLTQSSRDGKEHILKFLFPGDYFGQFALLQNKQNYVNAEIIESSTVCLIHRKDFIPLLENNTTLAYNFLLSMSEQLHHAEDWAAALHMLEVDKRLAKILLYFHSKDTLNSKVNLPASKKEIAAMIGTTAETLSRKLNQFEELNLIKVSRRVIHILELEDLQHLAGTNRS